Proteins encoded in a region of the Thermocaproicibacter melissae genome:
- the glmS gene encoding glutamine--fructose-6-phosphate transaminase (isomerizing), translating to MCGIVGYVGQDQAAPILLEGLAKLEYRGYDSAGVAVYDGTSIQVVKSKGRLKVLSDKIHGGADMTGNIGIGHTRWATHGKPSDVNAHPHVSESGKFAIVHNGVIENYLELKSDLLEKGCHFVSETDTEVVAQLLDYNYKGNLLEAVIKTLKKIRGSYAFGIICKDWPDRIIGVRKESPLIVGLGKGENFIASDIPAILSHTREIYRLQENEIAVIQADGVTVYNMDQEVIEKTPDHINWDISAAEKCGYEHFMAKEIMEQPKAVHDTISPRIKNGRIVLDNITLTKEQLENISRIMIVACGSAYHVGVVAKYVFERFTHIPVEVDVASEFRYRDPIIDEHVLVLVISQSGETADTLAALREAKRLGARTISIVNVVGSSIANESDDVLYTWAGPEIAVATTKAYSTQLAVIYLLAIYIAEKMGVISEADYQYYISELQSLPDKIAETLDSKAHVRAVAEQFYQKKDVFFIGRNIDYAMSLEGSLKLKEISYIHSEAYAAGELKHGTISLIENGTLVIALATQKRLFEKMMSNIKEVKARGATVLGVTTYSNQQIEKEAEYVFYIPEICDMMLPSLAVIPLQMFAYNIANLKGCDIDKPRNLAKSVTVE from the coding sequence ATGTGTGGAATTGTTGGATATGTAGGCCAAGACCAGGCTGCTCCGATTTTGCTTGAAGGCCTTGCAAAACTTGAATATCGCGGTTATGATTCCGCAGGTGTCGCTGTTTACGACGGGACGTCAATTCAGGTTGTAAAGTCCAAAGGAAGATTGAAAGTTCTCAGTGATAAGATTCACGGTGGGGCGGATATGACCGGAAATATCGGAATCGGCCATACCCGCTGGGCTACGCACGGAAAACCATCCGATGTGAATGCCCATCCTCATGTCAGTGAATCCGGCAAATTTGCAATTGTTCATAACGGAGTCATTGAAAATTATCTTGAGCTGAAAAGCGATTTGCTTGAGAAGGGCTGCCACTTTGTTTCGGAAACAGATACTGAAGTTGTCGCCCAGTTGTTAGACTACAATTATAAAGGCAATCTTCTTGAAGCTGTTATTAAGACGCTGAAAAAAATACGCGGTTCTTACGCTTTTGGAATTATTTGTAAAGATTGGCCTGACCGCATTATCGGTGTGAGGAAAGAAAGCCCGCTGATTGTCGGCCTCGGCAAAGGTGAGAATTTCATCGCATCTGACATTCCGGCAATTCTGAGCCACACGAGAGAAATTTACCGCCTGCAGGAAAATGAAATTGCGGTTATTCAGGCAGACGGCGTGACGGTTTACAATATGGACCAGGAGGTCATTGAAAAGACTCCGGATCATATTAACTGGGACATTTCCGCAGCGGAGAAATGCGGCTATGAACATTTCATGGCAAAAGAAATCATGGAACAGCCCAAGGCGGTTCATGACACAATATCTCCGCGTATTAAAAATGGGCGAATTGTACTTGATAATATCACCCTGACCAAGGAACAGCTTGAAAACATATCCAGGATTATGATTGTTGCTTGCGGTTCCGCATATCATGTCGGTGTTGTAGCAAAATATGTATTTGAACGCTTTACACATATTCCGGTTGAAGTAGATGTTGCTTCGGAATTCCGTTATCGTGACCCGATTATCGACGAACATGTTCTTGTCCTTGTTATTAGTCAATCGGGCGAAACCGCAGATACTCTTGCTGCTCTGAGAGAGGCAAAGCGCCTTGGTGCACGTACAATTTCCATTGTCAATGTTGTCGGCAGCTCGATTGCGAATGAGTCAGACGATGTGCTGTATACTTGGGCAGGCCCTGAAATTGCGGTTGCTACGACAAAGGCTTACAGTACGCAATTAGCGGTAATTTATCTGCTTGCAATTTATATTGCGGAAAAAATGGGCGTCATTTCAGAGGCCGATTATCAGTACTATATCTCCGAACTGCAGTCACTACCGGACAAAATTGCTGAAACACTGGATTCCAAAGCCCATGTGCGCGCTGTAGCTGAGCAGTTCTATCAGAAGAAAGATGTATTCTTTATTGGAAGAAACATAGACTATGCGATGTCTCTGGAAGGCTCTCTTAAGCTCAAAGAGATTTCATACATTCACTCAGAAGCTTATGCCGCAGGTGAGCTGAAGCATGGGACGATTTCACTGATTGAAAACGGAACTCTTGTCATTGCACTTGCAACACAAAAACGTCTTTTTGAGAAAATGATGAGCAATATAAAAGAGGTTAAAGCAAGAGGAGCGACAGTCCTAGGCGTTACGACGTACAGTAACCAGCAAATCGAGAAGGAAGCAGAATATGTGTTTTATATTCCGGAAATCTGCGACATGATGTTGCCCTCTTTGGCTGTGATTCCTCTCCAGATGTTTGCTTATAATATTGCCAATCTGAAGGGTTGCGATATTGACAAACCAAGGAATCTTGCAAAATCTGTTACAGTGGAATGA
- the guaA gene encoding glutamine-hydrolyzing GMP synthase — translation MRSNEAVLVLDFGGQYSQLIARRVRDLHVYCEIKPYRTSAEKIAEGNYRGIIFSGGPNSVYSDQAPKCDKKIFSLGIPVLGICYGAQLMAQTLNGTVASSPVREYGKTAVKFNTDSRLFAGMPAESVCWMSHTDYISNVPEGFSVTATSDACPVAAMENPDRSLYATQFHPEVQHTEYGTQLLKNFLYDICGCSGDWQMDSFVTSSVENLKKTIGDKKVICALSGGVDSSVAAVLVHRAVGKNLTCIFVDHGLLRKGEGDEVEKVFRQQFDINLIRVNAQERFLTKLAGVTEPEKKRKIIGEEFIRVFEEEAKKIGHVDYLCQGTIYPDVVESGTGDAATIKSHHNVGGLPDDIGFTGIVEPLRDLFKDEVRKVGTQLGIPDSLVWRQPFPGPGLAIRVMGEVTAEKLEILKEADAIFREEIANAGLGRSINQYFAVLTGIKSVGVMGDGRTYDNTIALRGVTTSDFMTADWARIPYDVLAKVSDRIVNEVRNVNRVVYDITSKPPATIEWE, via the coding sequence ATGAGAAGCAATGAGGCAGTTTTAGTCCTCGATTTTGGCGGACAGTACAGCCAGCTGATTGCGAGAAGAGTTCGCGATTTGCATGTGTATTGTGAAATCAAGCCATATCGGACATCTGCAGAAAAGATAGCAGAAGGGAATTACCGCGGAATTATTTTTTCGGGAGGCCCTAACAGCGTTTATTCCGACCAGGCTCCCAAATGTGATAAAAAAATCTTTTCGCTGGGAATCCCTGTTTTAGGTATATGCTACGGTGCGCAGCTGATGGCGCAGACATTGAACGGGACGGTAGCATCTAGCCCTGTCAGGGAATATGGAAAGACCGCCGTAAAGTTCAACACTGATTCTCGTCTATTTGCCGGAATGCCGGCTGAATCTGTTTGCTGGATGAGCCATACGGACTATATTTCCAATGTTCCTGAAGGTTTCAGCGTAACCGCCACAAGTGACGCTTGTCCGGTCGCCGCTATGGAAAATCCGGATCGTTCTCTTTATGCGACCCAGTTCCACCCGGAAGTGCAGCATACAGAGTACGGTACGCAGCTGTTGAAAAACTTTTTGTATGATATCTGCGGCTGCAGTGGAGATTGGCAAATGGATTCATTTGTCACATCTTCCGTTGAGAACCTGAAAAAGACAATCGGAGACAAAAAAGTTATCTGTGCTCTTTCCGGTGGCGTTGATTCTTCTGTCGCTGCGGTTTTGGTGCATCGAGCCGTTGGCAAAAACTTAACCTGCATTTTTGTTGACCACGGCCTTTTGAGAAAAGGTGAGGGCGATGAAGTTGAAAAAGTCTTCCGCCAGCAGTTTGATATTAACCTGATTCGCGTCAATGCACAGGAGCGTTTTCTGACAAAACTCGCCGGTGTAACGGAACCCGAGAAGAAGCGCAAAATCATCGGTGAAGAATTTATCCGTGTTTTTGAAGAAGAAGCGAAAAAGATTGGTCATGTGGACTATCTTTGCCAGGGTACAATTTATCCTGACGTTGTAGAAAGCGGAACCGGTGATGCGGCTACCATTAAGAGCCACCACAATGTCGGCGGATTGCCGGATGACATTGGATTTACCGGCATTGTTGAGCCGTTGCGTGACCTTTTTAAGGATGAAGTTCGTAAAGTCGGCACGCAACTCGGAATTCCCGACAGCCTTGTTTGGCGTCAGCCATTCCCGGGACCCGGCCTTGCAATCCGCGTGATGGGTGAGGTAACGGCCGAGAAACTGGAAATATTGAAGGAAGCTGATGCTATCTTCCGTGAAGAGATTGCAAATGCCGGCCTTGGGCGTTCCATTAACCAATATTTTGCTGTTCTTACCGGAATCAAGAGCGTCGGAGTTATGGGCGATGGCCGTACCTACGACAATACCATCGCCTTGCGCGGAGTTACCACGTCCGACTTTATGACTGCGGATTGGGCGCGTATCCCTTATGATGTTCTTGCGAAGGTTTCCGACCGTATTGTCAACGAGGTTCGCAACGTGAACCGCGTTGTTTACGACATCACGAGCAAGCCCCCAGCCACCATCGAGTGGGAATAA
- a CDS encoding IS256 family transposase codes for MTQGKNNTDLTELLLKCMAEPDPMLSMLEWLCAQLMEAEVSGLVGAEKNAHNPSRSDYRCGYRPRRLDTRVGTMYLMVPKLRSHGYIPFFVTERKRSEAALVQVIQEAFVQGVSTRKMEKLAHSLGIENLSRSQVSEMTKGLNEQVQEFRNRSLTDTRYPVIWTDALYEKVRMDGRVVSMAVMVVCGVNEQGHRDILAVEPMLDESKESYSQLFQSLLDRGLKTPLLVVSDANKGLIAAIRESFPGASWQRCKVHFMRNILAHIPQKEKESFAVQLKEIWLAPSVQLARQRAKQLSEQYGKRFPKAIELLEDGLEDSLAFYAFPELDARKISSTNMLERLNKEIRRRTNVVGIFPNKDSYLRLVTTYLMEYAEDWSVSRAYLNPKSIQTLLLSAA; via the coding sequence ATGACTCAAGGAAAGAATAACACAGATCTTACGGAATTGCTACTGAAATGTATGGCGGAGCCCGACCCGATGCTCAGTATGCTGGAATGGCTCTGCGCTCAACTGATGGAGGCGGAGGTTTCCGGCCTTGTGGGGGCGGAAAAGAATGCGCACAATCCGTCTCGAAGTGACTACCGCTGCGGATATCGTCCCCGGAGGCTGGATACTCGCGTAGGGACGATGTATCTCATGGTGCCAAAGCTGCGCAGCCATGGATATATCCCGTTCTTTGTCACTGAACGCAAACGCAGCGAGGCGGCGCTGGTACAGGTTATTCAGGAGGCATTCGTGCAGGGCGTGTCCACACGGAAGATGGAAAAGTTGGCTCACAGTCTGGGGATAGAGAACCTCTCCCGCAGTCAGGTCAGTGAGATGACAAAAGGGCTCAATGAACAGGTACAGGAATTTCGCAACCGTTCTCTGACGGATACTCGTTATCCTGTCATTTGGACGGATGCCCTGTACGAAAAAGTCCGTATGGATGGCCGTGTCGTCAGCATGGCGGTGATGGTTGTCTGCGGCGTCAACGAGCAAGGGCACAGGGACATTCTCGCCGTGGAGCCGATGCTGGACGAATCCAAAGAGAGCTATTCCCAGTTGTTTCAAAGTCTTTTGGATCGCGGCTTGAAAACACCGCTGCTGGTGGTTTCCGATGCGAACAAAGGGCTGATTGCCGCCATCCGAGAAAGTTTTCCCGGCGCATCCTGGCAACGCTGCAAAGTGCATTTCATGCGAAATATTCTGGCCCATATACCGCAGAAAGAAAAAGAATCCTTTGCGGTCCAACTGAAAGAAATCTGGCTGGCGCCTTCCGTCCAATTAGCGCGACAGCGCGCAAAACAGTTGTCGGAGCAATATGGGAAGCGGTTTCCCAAAGCAATCGAGCTTCTGGAAGACGGGCTGGAGGACTCACTGGCTTTCTATGCATTCCCCGAGCTTGATGCCCGTAAAATCTCATCGACCAATATGCTGGAACGGCTGAACAAGGAAATCCGGCGCAGAACCAACGTCGTCGGGATATTCCCAAACAAAGATTCCTATCTGCGGTTGGTTACAACATATCTCATGGAATACGCTGAAGACTGGTCCGTTTCCAGAGCATATTTGAATCCCAAATCGATTCAGACACTTCTGCTAAGCGCAGCTTAA
- a CDS encoding glycoside hydrolase family 2 TIM barrel-domain containing protein, translating to MLCVDKYWENPDILHVNCEKPHAYFIPYENEAKAKKGIRGNSKYFKSLNGSWKFKYHDSVHMVEDGFYAENFDASGWDDLIVPSNWQMHGYDKPHYTNVNYPYPCDPPYVPDSNPAGLYIRDFIIKEADNKDLYLVFEGVDSCFYVWVNGRFVGYSQVSHMTSEFNISEYVKPGNNRLAVMVLKWCDGSYLEDQDMWRLSGIFREVYLLARNKAHISDIFVKTELNSTYTEGTLKCELELAGSASSDIRVVLKDIHGDVLYDKATPFASSTSVEIKVQNPDLWSAEAPNLYELYLYLEDEVILQKVGFREIKVKDSAILLNGKAIKFKGVNRHDSHPELGHTTPLYHMKNDLLIMKRHNINAIRTSHYPNDPRFLELCDELGFYVIDEADLETHGAGSAGNIDMISRDPRFEKAYLDRMQRMVERDKNHPCVCFWSLGNESGFGENHIKMAQWAKSRDKSRLIHYEGATNEWGKNDLDNSCIDVYSRMYPPISEMKDLVENRESEKRPYILCEYCHAMGNGPGDLKDYWDLMYSNPRYAGGFVWEWTDHAVKTKTPDGIEYYAYGGDFGDKPNDGNFCMDGLVYPDRTPHTGLLELKNVIAPVRTEAIDLCKGEIKVTNLYYFTNLSQLVLNWKVEKDGEIIDRGEVEDLDIAPQESMTITLPYEYPAKADGRYFLTVYYTQNVDTEWAEKGYEVAFQQFELPTGRVEKAVISKSAMPDINVEKTEKEIIISGSDFHYVFDQVLGSFTRMEYNGVPLINSTPKFNVWRAPTDNDRNIVHKWREEGYDRLGSKIYGIQITSQDDKHITICSEFSLAGYIKKPVLRGKAYWTVYGSGDILLDTQMEVREGIPYLPRFGLQIVMPKGNELVEYFGYGPHESYIDKHRSTWKSRFESTVDGMHENYLMPQENGSHYATEWAVVTNKLGMGLLFIGMDDFSFNASHYTPEDLTNAMHPHELKRRNETIIHIDYMNSGVGSNSCGPELLPQYRLSQKEINFKVRIKPVFKDDVCLIDEVNTQIQG from the coding sequence ATGCTCTGTGTAGATAAGTATTGGGAAAATCCCGATATACTTCATGTAAATTGCGAAAAACCCCATGCCTACTTCATACCCTATGAAAACGAAGCAAAAGCAAAAAAAGGCATCCGCGGAAATTCCAAATACTTCAAAAGTCTGAATGGAAGCTGGAAATTCAAGTATCATGATTCCGTACATATGGTTGAGGATGGATTTTATGCGGAAAATTTTGATGCCTCCGGCTGGGATGATCTGATAGTCCCCTCCAACTGGCAAATGCATGGTTATGACAAGCCACACTATACCAATGTAAACTACCCTTACCCTTGCGACCCACCTTATGTTCCGGACAGCAATCCGGCAGGTCTGTATATTCGTGATTTCATTATCAAAGAAGCAGATAATAAGGATTTGTATCTGGTTTTTGAAGGTGTGGATTCCTGCTTCTATGTATGGGTAAACGGCAGGTTTGTCGGATACAGCCAGGTAAGCCATATGACTTCCGAATTTAACATATCTGAGTATGTCAAGCCGGGAAACAACCGCCTGGCCGTAATGGTGCTTAAATGGTGCGATGGAAGCTACCTGGAGGATCAGGACATGTGGAGGCTTTCCGGTATTTTTAGGGAGGTATACCTTTTAGCCCGGAATAAAGCTCATATTTCCGATATATTTGTAAAAACTGAACTTAACAGCACTTATACTGAAGGCACCCTTAAATGTGAGCTGGAATTGGCCGGAAGTGCGAGTTCCGATATCAGGGTTGTCCTGAAAGACATCCACGGCGATGTCCTGTATGATAAGGCAACACCCTTTGCCAGTTCCACATCTGTAGAAATCAAGGTTCAAAATCCTGACCTCTGGTCGGCAGAGGCACCTAATTTATATGAGCTCTACTTATATCTCGAGGATGAAGTAATACTCCAAAAGGTAGGTTTTAGAGAAATCAAAGTGAAAGATTCGGCAATACTGCTGAACGGCAAAGCTATCAAATTTAAGGGTGTCAACCGTCATGATTCCCATCCTGAGCTGGGTCATACCACCCCACTATACCATATGAAAAATGACCTTCTCATCATGAAGCGCCATAACATAAATGCCATCAGAACGTCCCATTATCCTAATGATCCCAGGTTTTTGGAGCTTTGTGACGAGCTGGGCTTTTATGTGATCGATGAGGCGGATTTGGAGACTCACGGTGCCGGTTCTGCAGGAAATATCGATATGATTTCTCGAGATCCCCGCTTTGAAAAAGCCTATCTGGACAGAATGCAAAGGATGGTGGAAAGGGATAAAAACCACCCTTGCGTTTGCTTCTGGTCCCTGGGCAATGAATCCGGCTTTGGAGAAAACCATATAAAGATGGCCCAATGGGCAAAAAGCAGGGACAAATCCCGCTTAATCCACTATGAAGGAGCCACCAACGAATGGGGCAAAAACGATCTGGATAACTCCTGCATAGATGTATACAGCAGGATGTATCCTCCCATTTCCGAAATGAAAGATCTGGTGGAAAACAGGGAAAGCGAAAAACGTCCCTATATTCTTTGCGAGTACTGCCATGCCATGGGGAACGGCCCTGGGGATTTAAAAGATTATTGGGATCTTATGTACAGCAATCCCAGATACGCCGGTGGTTTTGTCTGGGAATGGACCGATCATGCGGTAAAAACCAAAACACCGGACGGAATCGAATACTATGCTTACGGTGGCGATTTCGGCGACAAGCCTAATGACGGCAATTTCTGTATGGATGGCCTGGTTTATCCGGACAGGACACCCCATACCGGCCTGCTGGAGCTGAAGAATGTCATTGCGCCGGTCCGGACGGAAGCAATAGATTTATGCAAGGGTGAAATCAAAGTCACCAACCTTTACTATTTTACAAATCTTTCGCAGCTCGTGCTGAACTGGAAAGTGGAAAAAGATGGAGAGATAATAGACCGGGGTGAGGTGGAAGACCTGGACATAGCTCCTCAGGAATCCATGACCATAACCCTTCCCTATGAGTATCCGGCTAAAGCAGACGGGCGTTACTTCCTTACCGTTTACTACACCCAGAATGTGGACACGGAATGGGCCGAAAAAGGTTATGAAGTAGCCTTCCAGCAGTTTGAGCTTCCCACAGGCAGGGTGGAGAAAGCTGTAATCAGCAAGTCGGCTATGCCCGATATCAATGTGGAAAAAACTGAAAAAGAGATCATTATCTCAGGATCGGATTTTCATTATGTCTTCGACCAGGTTCTAGGCTCCTTCACCCGTATGGAATACAACGGTGTGCCTTTGATCAACAGTACCCCGAAATTCAACGTCTGGAGAGCTCCTACCGACAATGACAGAAACATCGTGCACAAGTGGAGGGAAGAAGGCTATGACAGGCTTGGCAGCAAGATATACGGCATTCAGATCACAAGCCAGGATGACAAGCATATAACCATATGTTCGGAGTTCTCTCTTGCAGGTTATATCAAGAAGCCTGTCCTCCGTGGAAAAGCTTACTGGACTGTATATGGAAGCGGTGACATCCTGCTGGATACACAAATGGAGGTAAGGGAAGGCATTCCGTACCTACCCAGATTCGGCTTGCAAATTGTAATGCCCAAAGGTAATGAGCTGGTGGAATATTTCGGGTATGGGCCTCACGAAAGCTATATCGACAAGCATAGGAGCACATGGAAGAGCAGGTTTGAATCTACGGTGGATGGTATGCATGAAAATTACCTGATGCCGCAGGAAAACGGAAGCCATTACGCTACCGAATGGGCTGTAGTTACCAATAAGCTGGGTATGGGACTTCTCTTCATAGGTATGGACGATTTCTCCTTCAATGCGTCCCACTACACACCGGAAGATCTCACAAATGCCATGCATCCTCATGAACTGAAGAGGCGGAACGAAACCATCATCCATATAGATTATATGAACAGCGGAGTAGGTTCCAACAGCTGCGGTCCTGAACTTTTACCGCAGTACAGGCTATCGCAGAAGGAGATTAACTTCAAAGTAAGGATCAAGCCTGTATTTAAAGATGATGTCTGCTTAATTGATGAGGTAAATACTCAAATACAGGGATGA
- a CDS encoding ATP-binding cassette domain-containing protein, whose translation MLELRKITKTYPGGGQDVQALKGIDLKFRDSEFVSILGPSGCGKTTLLNIIGGLDHYTSGDLIINGRSTKEYKDRDWDAYRNHSIGFVFQSYNLIPHQTILSNVELALTLSGVPKKERHKRAKEALEKVGLADYLRKKPTELSGGQMQRVAIARAIVNNPDIILADEPTGALDTETSIQVMDILKEIAKDRLVVMVTHNPDLAEKYSTRIVKMLDGKIISDSMPVTDEEISLEVDKPRKEEKRKKKKPSMSFGTSFGLSLRNLFTKKGRTALTSFAGSIGIIGIALIYAVSQGTTSFIDSVQEETLTSYPLTIEAQNVDVSSLLKTFMGKAQSISKHKNDAVYQKAMLYEMVNAMNSLETQKNDLKSFKKYIEKEQAKKGSKLNTALAGVQYTYDVELPIYTKNVDGTIIRSDTESLTLELMKKYVGVDMSSMLELRNKTVFGSTPSIMSSSSDLWKELIPGKNGKLVSETTQKQYDLIYGSWPTRYDEIVLFVDNNNEIDDMTLYALGLKSEEEIKKLMEAAVNKTTVDYKEQKWSYEEICNMDFRTILSSDAYTYDEKTGTYTDLRKSEAGLKYLYDNALKLHVVGIVKPNKKSIASQNKSYIGYTSKLMEYIIQHANESDVVKAQKKNSNTDIFTGLPFKDTEGTVSTEKKATDFKEYISSLDTSGKASAYIKIKSIPSDDAMEQFVSGTLSKMTRADMEAAIAPAMAKQMGVDEKMVGEYISSMSDDDLKKSLTQALKEQYRTQYASQVKKKMSSMTNEQLAAALDRELAKYTDEMCAKYYDEVLQFSDSTYEDNLIKLGCVDLNSPASINLYASSFANKDIIEDAIAEYNKTVDDIKEITYTDYVGLLMSSVTTIINAITYVLIAFVSVSLIVSSIMIGVITLISVQERTKEIGILRAIGASKRNVSSLFNAETVIIGFTSGLLGVVITYLLCIPINSLLHNLTGLENLNATLPVPTAIALIIISMLLTLFAGIIPSRSAAKKDPVVALRSE comes from the coding sequence TTGCTAGAACTAAGGAAGATAACGAAAACTTATCCAGGCGGAGGCCAAGATGTTCAGGCTTTGAAAGGAATCGACTTGAAATTTCGCGACAGCGAATTTGTCTCGATACTCGGTCCCTCCGGCTGCGGTAAAACAACCCTTCTAAATATTATCGGAGGTCTCGATCACTATACTTCCGGCGACCTTATCATCAATGGAAGGTCCACCAAGGAGTATAAGGACAGGGATTGGGACGCTTACCGAAATCATTCAATCGGTTTTGTGTTTCAAAGCTATAATTTAATCCCGCACCAGACAATACTGTCCAATGTTGAACTTGCTCTCACGTTATCCGGTGTTCCGAAAAAGGAGCGGCACAAACGGGCAAAAGAGGCGCTGGAAAAAGTCGGCCTTGCAGATTATCTTCGGAAAAAGCCAACGGAACTATCCGGCGGACAGATGCAAAGGGTTGCCATTGCGCGCGCAATCGTGAACAATCCCGATATCATTTTAGCGGATGAACCTACCGGAGCACTGGATACTGAAACCAGCATTCAGGTTATGGATATCCTGAAAGAGATTGCCAAAGACCGCTTAGTTGTCATGGTAACCCACAATCCCGACCTGGCAGAGAAATATTCCACGCGAATCGTTAAAATGCTTGACGGCAAGATTATCAGTGACAGTATGCCGGTGACGGATGAAGAGATAAGTTTGGAAGTCGATAAGCCACGAAAAGAAGAAAAACGCAAAAAGAAGAAACCTTCTATGTCCTTTGGGACTTCCTTCGGATTGTCCCTTAGGAACCTATTCACAAAAAAAGGCAGAACAGCCTTAACCAGCTTTGCCGGTTCCATCGGCATTATCGGCATAGCATTAATCTATGCCGTTTCTCAAGGCACTACCTCATTTATTGACTCCGTGCAGGAGGAAACCCTTACTTCCTATCCATTAACAATTGAAGCACAAAACGTCGATGTATCTTCCCTGCTCAAAACTTTTATGGGAAAAGCGCAGTCTATTTCCAAGCATAAAAATGACGCTGTTTACCAAAAAGCAATGCTCTATGAAATGGTAAATGCAATGAACTCCCTCGAGACTCAAAAAAATGACCTGAAATCTTTCAAGAAATATATCGAAAAAGAACAGGCAAAGAAAGGCAGCAAGCTCAATACTGCACTAGCCGGCGTACAGTACACCTATGACGTCGAACTTCCAATCTACACCAAAAACGTAGACGGTACGATTATACGTTCGGATACGGAATCTTTGACGCTGGAGCTTATGAAAAAATATGTCGGTGTGGACATGTCCTCTATGCTAGAACTGCGCAACAAAACCGTTTTTGGCAGTACTCCTTCCATAATGTCATCATCGTCGGATTTGTGGAAAGAATTGATTCCAGGCAAAAACGGAAAACTTGTCAGTGAGACAACCCAAAAACAGTACGACTTGATTTACGGAAGCTGGCCTACAAGATATGATGAAATCGTTTTATTCGTCGACAACAACAACGAAATAGACGATATGACGTTGTATGCCTTAGGATTAAAATCGGAAGAAGAAATTAAGAAGCTCATGGAAGCGGCTGTCAATAAAACAACCGTGGACTATAAGGAACAAAAATGGTCCTATGAAGAAATCTGCAATATGGATTTCCGCACCATATTAAGCTCCGACGCCTACACCTACGATGAAAAAACCGGAACCTATACCGACCTTCGTAAATCGGAAGCTGGGCTGAAATATCTATATGACAACGCGCTGAAACTTCATGTTGTGGGAATTGTAAAGCCCAATAAAAAATCCATTGCATCCCAAAACAAAAGCTATATTGGATACACAAGCAAACTCATGGAATATATCATTCAGCATGCAAACGAATCCGACGTTGTAAAAGCTCAAAAGAAGAATTCGAATACGGATATTTTCACTGGTCTACCATTCAAGGATACCGAAGGAACCGTGTCAACAGAGAAAAAAGCAACGGATTTCAAAGAATATATTTCCTCTCTTGATACCTCCGGCAAGGCCTCTGCTTATATCAAAATCAAAAGCATTCCTTCCGATGATGCCATGGAGCAGTTTGTTTCCGGTACCCTTTCAAAAATGACCCGTGCCGATATGGAAGCTGCAATTGCACCAGCAATGGCAAAGCAGATGGGCGTCGATGAGAAAATGGTTGGTGAATATATCTCTTCCATGAGTGATGATGACCTGAAAAAGTCGCTCACTCAGGCTTTAAAAGAGCAATACCGCACGCAGTATGCCTCACAGGTGAAAAAGAAGATGAGTTCTATGACGAATGAACAGCTTGCTGCTGCTCTTGATAGGGAACTAGCGAAATATACGGACGAAATGTGCGCCAAATATTATGATGAGGTACTGCAATTTTCAGATTCCACCTATGAAGACAATCTTATAAAGCTTGGTTGCGTTGACCTTAACAGTCCTGCATCCATTAACCTGTATGCTTCTTCCTTTGCGAACAAAGATATTATTGAGGACGCTATTGCGGAATACAATAAAACCGTTGATGATATTAAGGAAATCACATATACTGATTATGTAGGGCTTTTGATGTCGTCGGTAACAACGATTATCAATGCCATCACCTATGTTTTGATTGCTTTTGTTTCGGTATCTCTGATTGTTTCATCAATAATGATTGGTGTTATCACGCTGATATCCGTTCAGGAGCGTACAAAGGAAATTGGTATCCTGCGTGCTATCGGCGCTTCAAAGAGAAACGTATCCAGTTTGTTTAACGCAGAAACCGTAATAATCGGATTTACTTCCGGCCTTCTTGGAGTTGTGATTACCTATCTGCTCTGTATCCCAATCAATTCGCTCCTGCATAACCTAACGGGTCTTGAAAATCTCAACGCAACTTTGCCGGTACCGACAGCTATCGCTCTGATAATTATCAGTATGCTTCTAACCTTGTTTGCCGGTATCATTCCATCACGCAGCGCGGCCAAGAAAGATCCGGTTGTTGCCTTAAGGTCAGAATAA